From one Flavobacteriales bacterium genomic stretch:
- a CDS encoding TerC family protein, with amino-acid sequence MLELSHLDPAVLLTGHGLVALLTLTALEIVLGIDNIIFISIISNSLSGKQDQRKARQLGLALAMVTRIVLLLSLSWVMGLDKPFFTVLDHAFSGRDIVLLLGGLFLIYKATAEIHEKVTGAGHLEGAVKKAKGLASVIGQIILIDMVFSIDSVITAVGMSNEIIIMVLAVIIAVVVMMLAAGAISSFVEKHATVKVLALAFLVMIGVALLIEGMGEHINKNYIYFAMAFSVAVEMLNLRMARTGLIKR; translated from the coding sequence ATGCTCGAACTCAGCCACCTCGACCCCGCCGTGCTCCTGACCGGGCATGGCCTCGTCGCCCTGCTCACCCTCACGGCACTGGAGATCGTGCTGGGCATCGACAACATCATCTTCATCTCCATCATCAGCAACAGCCTTTCCGGCAAGCAGGATCAGCGCAAGGCCAGGCAACTGGGCCTGGCCTTGGCCATGGTCACCCGCATCGTGTTGCTGCTCTCCTTGAGCTGGGTGATGGGCCTGGACAAGCCCTTCTTCACGGTGCTGGATCATGCATTCAGCGGAAGGGATATTGTGCTGCTGCTCGGCGGCCTCTTCCTGATCTACAAGGCCACCGCGGAGATCCATGAGAAGGTCACCGGCGCAGGGCACCTAGAAGGCGCCGTGAAGAAGGCGAAGGGCCTCGCCTCCGTGATCGGCCAGATCATCCTCATCGACATGGTCTTCTCCATCGATTCAGTGATCACGGCTGTGGGCATGAGCAACGAGATCATCATCATGGTGCTGGCCGTGATCATCGCTGTGGTGGTGATGATGCTCGCCGCCGGTGCGATCAGTTCCTTCGTGGAGAAGCACGCAACCGTGAAGGTGCTGGCGCTGGCCTTCCTGGTGATGATCGGTGTGGCGCTGCTCATTGAAGGCATGGGCGAGCACATCAACAAGAATTACATCTACTTCGCCATGGCCTTCAGCGTAGCGGTGGAGATGCTGAACCTGCGCATGGCGCGCACGGGACTGATCAAGCGCTGA
- a CDS encoding glycosyltransferase family 39 protein: MRRIWEGPPAHAVRWLTAIALLPRLIAALFSPGYMAHDDHFLVIEAAASWVAGFDYNDWLPWNQGADASPSGHSFFYVGLHYILFSALDAIGIGDPRSWMLVVRLLHAAWSLIAVRAGYRIAMRLAGPATAWQAGLFLALFCFMPFLSVRNLVEVACIPLLMVGSLRLLDADADRAWRPALIAGLWIGVAMNVRFQTIFFAAGPGIAFMLMRRWNSMLAYGAGVLLPILLIQGAIDSILWGRPWAEITEYVRYNLSNTTTYGVLPWYNYLLLLAGLLIPPLSLAVIFGFFRRAKPLVLSLPVLLFIAIHSYFPNKQERFLLPIVPLFFVLGHASWEQWRSASAWWKRRESLWRGALVFVWALNLLLLPLISTTYSKRSRIEAMLMLREHRPLGGLIVQDSDEEPAMPPRFYLGQWDMGIFLFGPSRAELDLREHLAKDHVDGRDHHVLFIGEDKLEERIARFESSYGPVEVLGRAEPGLIDRIVHWLNPVNRNEVIVIARISDRTAH, from the coding sequence GTGAGACGAATCTGGGAAGGGCCTCCCGCCCATGCGGTGCGCTGGCTCACCGCCATCGCGCTGCTGCCACGGCTGATTGCGGCGCTCTTCAGCCCCGGCTATATGGCGCACGACGATCATTTCCTGGTGATCGAGGCCGCGGCGAGCTGGGTGGCCGGCTTCGACTACAACGATTGGCTGCCCTGGAATCAAGGTGCCGATGCCTCACCTAGCGGGCACAGCTTCTTCTATGTGGGCCTGCACTACATCCTATTCAGCGCGCTGGATGCCATCGGCATCGGGGATCCGCGCTCCTGGATGCTCGTGGTGCGGCTGCTTCACGCTGCATGGAGCCTGATCGCGGTCCGGGCCGGCTACCGGATAGCGATGCGGCTGGCGGGTCCGGCCACAGCTTGGCAGGCCGGCCTCTTCCTCGCGCTGTTCTGCTTCATGCCCTTCCTCAGCGTGCGCAATCTGGTGGAAGTGGCGTGCATCCCTTTGCTGATGGTGGGGAGCCTGCGGCTGCTCGATGCCGACGCGGATCGGGCATGGCGACCGGCGCTCATCGCCGGACTATGGATCGGCGTGGCCATGAATGTGCGGTTCCAGACCATCTTCTTCGCGGCGGGCCCGGGCATCGCGTTCATGCTCATGCGCCGGTGGAATTCGATGCTCGCCTATGGGGCCGGCGTGCTGCTGCCGATCCTGCTGATCCAGGGCGCGATCGATTCGATCCTCTGGGGAAGGCCCTGGGCCGAGATCACGGAGTACGTGCGCTACAACCTGAGCAACACCACCACCTACGGCGTGCTGCCGTGGTACAATTACCTCCTGCTGCTCGCCGGCCTGCTGATCCCGCCGCTGAGCCTCGCCGTGATCTTCGGATTCTTCCGCCGAGCGAAGCCCTTGGTGCTCTCGCTGCCCGTGCTGCTCTTCATCGCCATCCACTCCTACTTCCCGAACAAGCAGGAACGCTTCCTGCTGCCGATCGTGCCGCTCTTCTTCGTGCTGGGCCATGCCTCATGGGAGCAATGGCGATCCGCATCGGCCTGGTGGAAACGCCGCGAAAGCCTGTGGCGCGGCGCCCTCGTGTTCGTCTGGGCGCTGAACCTGCTGCTGCTGCCCCTGATCAGCACCACCTACAGCAAACGCAGCCGGATCGAGGCCATGCTGATGCTGCGCGAGCATCGGCCGTTGGGCGGACTGATCGTGCAGGACAGCGACGAGGAGCCCGCCATGCCGCCGCGCTTCTACCTGGGCCAATGGGACATGGGCATCTTCCTCTTCGGCCCGAGCCGCGCGGAGCTCGACCTGCGCGAGCATTTGGCCAAGGACCATGTGGACGGCCGTGATCATCATGTGCTCTTCATCGGCGAGGACAAGCTCGAAGAACGCATCGCGCGTTTCGAGTCGAGCTACGGTCCGGTTGAAGTCCTTGGCCGTGCGGAGCCCGGCCTGATCGACCGCATCGTTCATTGGCTCAACCCGGTCAACCGGAATGAGGTGATCGTGATCGCGCGCATCAGTGACCGCACCGCGCATTAA
- the bshA gene encoding N-acetyl-alpha-D-glucosaminyl L-malate synthase BshA — protein MRIGIVCYPTFGGSGVVATELGMALAEKGHVIHFITYDRPVRLRDHPNVFYHEVRVSDYPLFDYQPYELVLTSKLVDVAKYEGLDLMHVHYAIPHASAAWMAQRILDAQGMHVPFITTLHGTDITIVGRDPSFEPVITFSMERSNAVTAVSESLRRDTFSHFPLKREVQVIPNFVCLDQYRHEPDAALRARYAPKDERLLVHVSNFRPVKRVDDVVAMFKLLRQRVPARLLLIGDGPERQRIETQCRQDGSCDSIHFLGKMTRPEEVVASCDLFVLPSETESFGLAALEAMACGVPVVCSDSGGLPEVVSHGESGLLCPVGDARAMADAAAAILSDPATHAAYRGGALRGAARFDLKEVLPRYEALYGQVLAQVSA, from the coding sequence ATGCGCATCGGCATTGTCTGTTATCCCACTTTCGGCGGAAGCGGCGTAGTGGCCACCGAGCTGGGCATGGCCCTGGCGGAGAAAGGCCACGTCATCCACTTCATCACCTATGATCGGCCCGTGCGGCTGCGCGATCACCCCAACGTGTTCTACCACGAGGTTCGCGTAAGCGATTATCCGCTCTTCGATTACCAGCCTTACGAGCTGGTGCTCACCAGCAAGCTAGTTGATGTGGCCAAGTACGAGGGCCTCGACCTCATGCATGTGCACTACGCCATCCCGCACGCCAGCGCAGCCTGGATGGCTCAGCGCATCCTTGATGCGCAAGGCATGCATGTGCCCTTCATAACCACCCTGCACGGCACCGATATCACCATCGTGGGTCGCGACCCCAGCTTCGAGCCGGTGATCACCTTCAGCATGGAGCGCAGCAATGCGGTCACGGCGGTGAGCGAGAGCCTACGCCGCGATACCTTCTCGCACTTCCCGCTCAAGCGCGAGGTGCAGGTGATCCCCAACTTCGTGTGCCTCGATCAGTACCGGCACGAGCCCGACGCCGCCCTGCGCGCCCGATATGCGCCCAAGGATGAGCGCCTGCTGGTGCACGTCTCCAACTTCCGGCCGGTGAAGCGCGTGGACGATGTGGTGGCCATGTTCAAACTGCTCCGCCAAAGGGTACCTGCCAGGCTGCTGTTGATCGGCGATGGGCCCGAGCGCCAGCGCATCGAGACGCAATGCCGCCAGGACGGGAGCTGCGATAGCATTCACTTCCTCGGCAAGATGACGCGTCCGGAAGAGGTGGTGGCCAGTTGCGACCTCTTCGTGCTGCCCAGTGAGACCGAGAGCTTCGGTCTCGCGGCGCTTGAGGCGATGGCTTGCGGCGTGCCCGTGGTCTGCAGCGATTCAGGTGGCCTGCCCGAGGTGGTCTCGCACGGGGAGAGCGGCTTGCTCTGCCCGGTGGGCGATGCGCGCGCCATGGCCGATGCAGCGGCCGCCATCCTCAGCGATCCGGCCACGCACGCAGCATACCGCGGAGGGGCGCTGCGCGGTGCAGCGCGCTTCGACCTGAAGGAAGTGCTGCCGCGTTATGAAGCCCTCTATGGCCAGGTGCTGGCGCAAGTGAGCGCGTGA
- a CDS encoding CoA transferase — MAGQLKDLLVLEAATVLAGPSVGFFFAELGARVVKVEPPHGDATRAWKLPVEPAGNPLSAYFSSVNWGKEHMRLDLKDASDRDRFDALVRVADILITNHMADDAVKLGLDRERLLALNPRLIHGHIKGFAEQPDRPAYDVVLQAECGYISMTGSGPGQFAKMPIALIDLLAAHQLKEGLLIALLRRERSGKGAFVDVSLEEAALAGLINQASNFMMAGAVARPLGTLHPNIAPYGEVLRCADEGRIILAVGSDAQFMALCAVIGAPALATDARFSSSSLRVQNRTALADLLEPVFASHMRDALLGRLLSAGVPCGAVRSIDEVLASPAARRMTLASAIDGQPTLRLSGNAFRVEG; from the coding sequence ATGGCAGGACAGCTGAAGGACCTTCTGGTGCTCGAGGCGGCCACTGTGCTCGCAGGCCCTTCCGTGGGATTTTTCTTCGCGGAGCTGGGCGCTCGCGTGGTGAAGGTGGAGCCGCCTCACGGTGATGCCACACGCGCTTGGAAACTGCCGGTGGAGCCCGCCGGAAATCCCTTGAGCGCCTATTTCAGCAGCGTGAATTGGGGCAAGGAGCACATGCGCCTTGATCTGAAGGATGCCTCGGACCGCGATCGGTTCGATGCGCTTGTGCGCGTTGCGGATATCCTGATCACCAACCATATGGCCGACGACGCGGTGAAGCTCGGCCTCGATCGCGAGCGCTTGCTCGCCTTGAATCCGCGCCTGATACATGGCCACATCAAGGGCTTTGCAGAACAGCCGGACCGCCCCGCATACGATGTGGTGCTGCAGGCGGAGTGCGGTTACATCAGCATGACCGGCAGCGGACCTGGCCAGTTCGCGAAAATGCCCATCGCGCTCATCGATTTGCTGGCCGCGCATCAGCTCAAGGAGGGGCTCCTGATCGCGCTGCTGCGCCGTGAGCGCAGCGGAAAAGGGGCATTCGTGGATGTCTCCCTCGAAGAGGCCGCCTTGGCCGGGCTCATCAATCAGGCGAGCAATTTCATGATGGCTGGCGCCGTGGCCAGGCCCTTGGGCACCCTGCACCCCAATATCGCTCCGTACGGCGAAGTGCTCCGCTGCGCGGATGAAGGCCGCATCATCCTGGCCGTGGGCAGCGATGCGCAGTTCATGGCGCTCTGCGCCGTGATCGGCGCCCCAGCGCTGGCGACCGATGCGCGATTCAGCTCTAGTTCCTTGCGCGTGCAGAATCGCACGGCTCTCGCCGATCTGCTCGAGCCCGTCTTCGCCTCCCACATGCGTGACGCGCTGCTCGGCCGTTTGCTTTCGGCCGGCGTGCCCTGCGGGGCTGTTCGTTCCATCGACGAGGTGCTGGCCTCACCGGCCGCGCGGCGCATGACGCTGGCCAGTGCGATCGACGGCCAACCCACCCTGCGCCTGAGCGGCAACGCCTTCCGCGTCGAGGGCTGA
- a CDS encoding shikimate kinase produces the protein MNGHVQLIGMMCSGKSTVGRLLAVRLGLPFVDLDRAIESRIGPLLPFVQREGEQAFRDLESSVLEGLLLGEDAVIAMGGGTSTVAANMQRMLSAGTVVWLDAPLAALMPRIERAGGDRPLLFGLKGDALRARVASLMQERAPDYARGHLRVDAGRTPEEVAGSIVAALADQRR, from the coding sequence ATGAACGGCCATGTGCAGCTGATCGGCATGATGTGCAGCGGCAAGAGCACCGTTGGTCGATTGCTGGCCGTGAGGCTCGGCCTGCCTTTCGTCGATCTCGATCGCGCGATCGAATCACGGATCGGCCCGCTGCTGCCATTCGTGCAGCGCGAAGGGGAGCAGGCCTTCCGCGACTTGGAATCATCGGTTCTGGAAGGGCTGCTGCTTGGTGAGGATGCCGTGATCGCCATGGGCGGCGGAACGTCCACTGTTGCAGCGAACATGCAACGCATGCTCAGCGCCGGTACGGTGGTCTGGCTCGATGCGCCCTTGGCAGCGCTGATGCCGCGGATCGAGCGCGCCGGGGGCGACCGGCCCTTGCTCTTCGGGCTGAAAGGCGATGCCCTTCGTGCCCGTGTCGCCAGCCTGATGCAGGAGCGCGCACCGGACTACGCGCGCGGTCATTTGCGCGTGGATGCGGGAAGGACGCCCGAGGAGGTGGCCGGGAGCATCGTTGCCGCGCTTGCTGATCAGCGCAGGTGA
- a CDS encoding phosphoribosyltransferase, with protein MSNRTLVLTHEQVQRKLRRIAHQLHEEHHPEKSIVLVGIAPRGIILSQRLAALLKEITEQNVVLAELTLDKERPIERPVRLSIEPKELKNRVVVLVDDVLMSGRTLIHAAGYLVQAAPKRLTTVVLVDRRHRLFPIRADIVGLTLSTTLQEHISVEFGKQDGVHLR; from the coding sequence ATGAGCAATCGCACACTGGTGCTCACCCATGAGCAGGTGCAACGCAAACTGAGGCGAATCGCCCATCAGTTGCACGAAGAGCATCATCCCGAGAAGAGCATCGTGCTGGTGGGCATCGCCCCGAGAGGCATAATCCTCTCGCAGCGTTTGGCAGCGTTGCTCAAGGAGATCACTGAACAGAACGTGGTGCTGGCGGAGCTCACGCTGGATAAGGAAAGACCCATCGAGCGCCCTGTGCGGCTCAGCATCGAGCCCAAGGAATTGAAGAACCGCGTGGTGGTGCTGGTGGATGATGTGCTCATGAGCGGCCGCACGCTCATTCACGCGGCAGGCTACCTGGTGCAGGCCGCGCCCAAGCGATTGACCACCGTGGTGCTCGTTGACCGGCGGCACCGGCTCTTCCCGATACGCGCCGATATCGTCGGGCTCACCTTGAGCACCACCTTGCAGGAGCACATCAGCGTGGAATTCGGCAAGCAGGACGGGGTTCACCTGCGCTGA
- a CDS encoding DUF1801 domain-containing protein — MKSAPTEVQEYFEALPADRREQLGALRSHIRHLWPDAVEDFSHRMPTYRIQGKPAFAIASQKNGDVLHVIAADLLAPFKHEMMQHDCGQACIRFRSLTPEATDLLDRVIKYVGSQIHLSRLSVRPTAKRKLPAA, encoded by the coding sequence GTGAAAAGCGCACCGACCGAAGTGCAGGAATATTTCGAGGCACTGCCCGCCGATCGCCGTGAGCAACTGGGTGCGCTCCGCAGCCACATCCGGCACCTTTGGCCCGATGCCGTGGAGGACTTCTCCCACCGCATGCCCACTTATCGGATACAAGGCAAGCCCGCCTTCGCGATCGCCAGCCAGAAGAACGGGGATGTGCTGCATGTGATCGCCGCTGATCTCCTGGCCCCCTTCAAGCATGAGATGATGCAGCACGATTGCGGACAGGCCTGCATCCGTTTCCGATCCCTGACGCCGGAGGCCACTGACCTGCTCGACCGCGTGATCAAGTACGTCGGCAGCCAGATCCACCTCAGCCGGCTATCCGTGCGGCCGACCGCGAAACGGAAGCTGCCCGCTGCCTGA
- a CDS encoding SAM-dependent methyltransferase, with the protein MKLDHDFWNQRYAAGDTAWDLGAPSTPLKEYLDQLTDRSTRVLIPGGGRAWEAEYAHRLGFRNVFIIDLTEAPLNDLLARCPGFPRECFIVGDFFTHAGKYDLILEQTFFCAIDPALRERYVAHMHCLLAPGGKLAGVLFNDALNADKPPFGGFRDDYLPLFRRWFPGVSMEACRNSIAPRAGRELWLKAVKPSPVGCALLDRFEEAAVQRKPVRLLLSDGRSTEGIIADLVARDGADRIILSDGRELRADSVVRMD; encoded by the coding sequence ATGAAACTCGACCACGACTTCTGGAACCAGCGCTACGCTGCAGGCGACACTGCCTGGGACCTCGGTGCGCCCTCGACCCCTTTGAAGGAATACCTGGACCAGCTCACCGACAGGTCGACCCGGGTCCTCATTCCCGGCGGCGGCCGCGCATGGGAAGCTGAATATGCGCATCGGCTCGGCTTCCGGAACGTGTTCATCATCGACCTCACCGAAGCGCCGCTGAACGACTTGCTCGCACGATGCCCCGGTTTCCCGCGTGAATGCTTCATCGTCGGGGACTTCTTCACGCATGCCGGCAAGTACGACCTGATCCTGGAGCAGACCTTCTTCTGCGCCATCGACCCGGCCCTGCGTGAGCGCTACGTGGCGCACATGCACTGCCTGCTCGCGCCGGGCGGGAAGCTGGCAGGCGTGCTCTTCAACGATGCGCTCAACGCGGACAAGCCCCCCTTCGGCGGGTTCCGCGACGATTACTTGCCGCTGTTCAGGCGCTGGTTCCCCGGCGTTAGCATGGAGGCCTGTCGCAACTCGATTGCTCCACGCGCCGGCCGGGAGCTCTGGCTGAAAGCGGTGAAGCCATCGCCGGTGGGATGCGCCTTGCTCGATCGCTTCGAGGAAGCCGCCGTACAGCGGAAACCTGTTCGCCTGCTGCTGAGCGATGGCCGATCCACGGAGGGCATCATCGCTGATCTCGTTGCGCGCGATGGCGCCGATAGGATCATCCTGTCAGATGGCCGTGAGCTGCGCGCTGACTCGGTGGTGAGGATGGACTGA
- the rlmD gene encoding 23S rRNA (uracil(1939)-C(5))-methyltransferase RlmD yields the protein MRNRKPKETIVWEAVPITGAGANGKALAKVDGLVVFVNGAVPGDVADLRVTLKKKNYAEAVAQRIVAPSPDRVSPFCAHFGTCGGCKWQDLSYPKQLEYKQQQVVDNLERIGGLQMPAITPIMPSARLTHYRNKLEFTFSNNRWLTKEEIGSTGQLTDRNALGFHIPQRFDRVLDIGACHLQPAPSDAIRGFVRQHAREHGLSHYDVRAHQGFLRNLLIRTATTGECMVLLSLGHEDPQPRERLLSALTERFPQLASVLYTINPKRNDTIYDLDIQRWHGRDHIVEELPDGPGGKPLRFRIGPKTFFQTNPQQTIAMYKLVRELAGLTGTENVYDLYCGAGSITLYLAGAARQITGAELVPESVADARMNAELNGITNVSFTAGDMKKTLNAEFIRLHGKPDVVVTDPPRAGMDEPVTRHLLELDPQRIVYVSCNPATQARDLAILNHHYRIDFVQPVDMFPHTYHVENVVRLVRR from the coding sequence ATGCGGAACCGCAAACCGAAGGAGACCATCGTATGGGAGGCCGTGCCGATCACCGGCGCAGGCGCCAACGGGAAGGCGCTGGCGAAGGTCGATGGCCTCGTGGTCTTCGTGAACGGCGCTGTGCCCGGCGATGTGGCGGACCTGCGCGTGACGCTGAAGAAGAAGAATTACGCGGAGGCCGTCGCGCAGCGTATCGTGGCGCCGTCGCCAGATCGGGTGAGCCCTTTCTGCGCGCACTTCGGCACCTGCGGAGGCTGCAAGTGGCAGGACCTCTCCTATCCGAAGCAACTGGAATACAAGCAGCAGCAGGTGGTCGATAACCTGGAGCGCATCGGCGGATTGCAAATGCCGGCGATCACGCCCATCATGCCATCCGCGCGGCTTACGCACTACCGGAACAAGCTCGAGTTCACCTTCAGCAACAACCGGTGGCTCACCAAGGAGGAAATCGGATCAACCGGCCAGCTCACCGATCGCAATGCGCTCGGCTTCCACATCCCGCAGCGCTTCGACCGCGTGCTCGACATCGGTGCATGCCACCTGCAGCCCGCGCCCAGCGATGCCATCCGTGGCTTCGTGCGCCAGCATGCGCGCGAGCATGGCCTCTCGCACTACGATGTACGCGCTCATCAGGGCTTCCTGCGCAACCTGCTCATACGCACCGCCACCACGGGCGAGTGCATGGTGCTGCTCTCCCTCGGGCACGAGGATCCGCAGCCGCGCGAACGGCTGCTCTCCGCGCTCACGGAGCGCTTCCCTCAGCTCGCATCCGTGCTCTACACCATCAATCCGAAACGGAACGACACCATCTACGACCTCGACATCCAGCGCTGGCACGGCCGCGATCACATCGTGGAGGAGCTGCCCGATGGCCCGGGCGGGAAGCCCCTGCGGTTCCGCATCGGCCCAAAGACCTTCTTCCAGACCAATCCGCAGCAGACCATCGCCATGTACAAGCTGGTGCGCGAGCTCGCCGGATTGACCGGCACGGAGAACGTCTATGACCTCTATTGCGGGGCTGGCAGCATCACCTTGTACCTGGCTGGCGCAGCACGCCAAATCACGGGGGCCGAACTGGTTCCGGAAAGCGTGGCGGATGCCCGCATGAACGCCGAGCTCAACGGCATCACCAATGTGAGCTTCACGGCCGGCGACATGAAGAAGACGCTGAACGCCGAGTTCATCCGGTTGCACGGCAAGCCCGATGTGGTGGTCACGGATCCACCGCGCGCCGGCATGGACGAGCCCGTGACGCGCCATTTGCTAGAGCTTGACCCGCAGCGCATCGTTTACGTGAGCTGCAACCCGGCCACGCAAGCGCGCGACCTGGCGATCCTCAACCACCACTACCGCATCGATTTCGTGCAGCCTGTGGACATGTTCCCGCACACCTACCACGTGGAGAACGTGGTGCGGCTGGTGAGGCGATGA
- a CDS encoding peptide deformylase, giving the protein MILPIRAYGDPVLKKVARDIEPGHPGLEQLIADMFETMYAANGVGLAAPQVGQGIRLFIVDASPFATDEDGKPTEDAHLKDFKKVFINPYIVEEEGEEWPFEEGCLSIPGIRENVQRQPRIVLQYQDERFQEHEESFDGFAARVIQHEHDHLDGILFIDHLPALRRRLLQGKLRDLSRGKADVSYKLRFTPAK; this is encoded by the coding sequence ATGATCCTGCCCATCCGCGCTTACGGCGATCCAGTCCTGAAGAAGGTCGCCCGGGATATCGAGCCGGGGCACCCCGGGCTTGAACAGCTCATCGCCGACATGTTCGAGACCATGTACGCCGCCAATGGCGTGGGCCTCGCTGCGCCGCAGGTCGGGCAGGGCATCCGCCTCTTCATCGTCGATGCCTCGCCCTTCGCCACCGATGAGGATGGCAAGCCAACGGAGGATGCGCACTTGAAGGACTTCAAGAAGGTCTTCATCAATCCGTACATCGTTGAGGAGGAAGGGGAGGAGTGGCCCTTTGAGGAGGGTTGCCTGAGCATCCCCGGGATCCGTGAGAACGTGCAGCGCCAGCCGCGCATCGTGCTGCAGTACCAGGATGAGCGGTTCCAGGAGCACGAGGAATCGTTCGATGGCTTCGCCGCGCGGGTGATCCAGCACGAGCACGACCACCTCGATGGCATCCTCTTCATCGATCACCTGCCCGCGCTGCGCAGGCGATTGCTACAAGGCAAATTGCGCGACCTCTCCCGTGGCAAGGCCGATGTGAGCTACAAACTCCGATTCACCCCAGCGAAATGA
- a CDS encoding tetratricopeptide repeat protein: MLPIALLSACGNSDTTADAKMIEARERIRAKEDSLFEHRAFDQRTALAMVDVYKAYAAAYPLDSMAPEYLFRAAGMHKSNHQPDQAMMLYDRIAHNYQSWRRRVDVLYMKALTLDDDLDQDGEAKRIYEQVINEYPDHPFARDARAMIENLGLTNEELIAKFKAMNDTAKGDEEAGR; the protein is encoded by the coding sequence ATGCTGCCCATCGCGCTGCTGAGCGCATGCGGCAACAGCGACACCACCGCCGACGCCAAGATGATCGAGGCCCGCGAGCGGATCCGGGCCAAGGAGGATTCGCTCTTCGAGCACCGCGCATTCGATCAGCGCACGGCCCTGGCCATGGTTGATGTGTACAAGGCATATGCAGCCGCCTACCCGTTGGACAGCATGGCGCCCGAGTACCTCTTCCGCGCGGCAGGCATGCACAAGAGCAACCATCAGCCCGATCAGGCGATGATGCTGTACGACCGCATCGCGCACAATTACCAGAGCTGGAGGCGCCGGGTGGATGTGCTCTACATGAAGGCGCTGACGCTCGATGATGACCTGGACCAGGACGGTGAGGCCAAACGGATCTACGAGCAGGTGATCAATGAGTATCCCGATCATCCTTTCGCGCGCGATGCGCGGGCCATGATCGAGAACCTTGGCCTCACCAATGAGGAGCTCATCGCCAAGTTCAAGGCCATGAATGATACGGCCAAGGGCGATGAAGAAGCCGGCCGATGA